A single region of the Garra rufa chromosome 20, GarRuf1.0, whole genome shotgun sequence genome encodes:
- the rpl29 gene encoding large ribosomal subunit protein eL29: protein MAKSKNHTTHNQSRKWHRNGIRKPRSHRYESLKGVDPKFLRNMRFAKKHNKKGMKAIASKQASK, encoded by the exons ATGGCCAAGTCAAAGAACCACACCACACACAACCAGT CTCGTAAGTGGCACAGAAACGGCATCAGGAAGCCGCGGTCTCATCGTTATGAGTCTCTCAAAGGG GTGGACCCTAAGTTCCTGAGGAACATGCGATTTGCCAAGAAACACAACAAGAAGGGGATGAAGGCCATTGCATCCAAACAGGCATCCAAATAG